One window of the Diachasmimorpha longicaudata isolate KC_UGA_2023 chromosome 9, iyDiaLong2, whole genome shotgun sequence genome contains the following:
- the LOC135165715 gene encoding uncharacterized protein LOC135165715: MTSSQMNSSPKSSYQSGYQPGTFKPKKSKYGGNKANQNGIKIISDRVVQYNSDEKRSIEKIVKNVKLQRREISKTAPVINIDFDLQTVEKMKKKNSTRRLGHKSAGSTQSGSKILKVNNKKTSEIMQAREKRLKLAEKKKADFIAREKRRELAKEKQRQFRARESEKNRSKDNTSKDIIPEPMMELDSSIEIIPSTPSVINLILEREGEDAQLGPLNFATSTPKKPRKSIEEIEAVLVALGANLEQRNREDDYEGRWAPTQRQKELDQIAMQLDQSGDDDDEGLAIQSLDFTPLSPSNRSG; this comes from the exons atgacatcaagtcaaatgaactcatctccaaaatccagttatcaatcaggttatcagcctggaacttttaaacctaaaaaatctaaatatggtggaaacaaggccaatcaaaacggaattaagataattagtgatcgtgtagtgcaatataacagtgatgagaaaagatcaattgaaaaaatagtgaaaaatgtgaaactccaacgacgtgaaatttccaagacagcccctgtcataaatattgactttgacctccaaacggttgaaaagatgaagaaaaaaaactcaaccagacgattgggccataaatcagccggtagcactcaaagtggctctaaaatcctgaaagtcaataataaaaaaacaagtgaaatcatgcaa gctcgcgaaaaacgtttaaaactcgcggaaaaaaagaaggccgactttatcgctcgcgaaaaacgtcgcgaactagctaaggaaaaacaaagacaatttagagctcgcgaatcagaaaaaaatcgatccaaggacaacacatcgaaggatatcatccctgagcccatgatggaattggattcatcgatcgagatcattcccagcactccatcagtcatcaatttaatcctggaacgcgagggtgaagatgctcagcTTGGACCATTGAATTTCGCGACCTCAACCCCGaaaa aaccgcgaaaatctatcgaggaaatcgaggccgttctagtcgcgttgggcgcgaatctagaacaaaggaatcgcgaggacgattacgaagggcgatgggctccaacgcagcgccaaaaagagcttgatcaaattgcgatgcaattggatcaaagcggggatgatgatgatgaaggattggccatccagagtcttgatttcaccccgttatcacccagtaaTCGTTCaggttaa
- the LOC135165716 gene encoding uncharacterized protein LOC135165716, with the protein MVTVTCQGACQEEYALRMRAIRRERAYLRASNEWFRWEDTEGEALDGENIFAIKDLHARAAKWLADAEDEAYLAGARWEGGVGPDTPRAHWIRALRREGRQFEAEGEQVLALYDVEDAWALRILFGEESTQPDLTEEDWSLEQWD; encoded by the exons atggtgacAGTAACTTGTCAAGGAGCGTGTCAAGAGGAATACGCATTGAGG atgCGAGCCATCCGGAGGGAGCGAGCCTATCTCAGGGCGTCCAATGAGTGGTTTCGGTGGGAGGACACCGAGGGTGAAGccctggatggcgaaaatattttcgccatcAAAGATCTGCACGCCAGGGCCGCGAAATGGCTCGCGGATGCCGAGGACGAGGCCTACCTG GCCGGAGCTCGCTGGGAGGGAGGTGTCGGCCCAGACACCCCGAGAGCCCACTGGATCCGCGCTCTGAGGCGCGAGGGGCGCCAGTTCGAGGCCGAGGGCGAGCAGGTGCTCGCCCTCTACGATGTCGAGGATGCCTGGGCCCTCAGGATCCTCTTCGGGGAGGAGTCCACCCAGCCTGACCTGACGGAGGAGGACTGGTCcctggagcagtgggactga